In Bacillus methanolicus, the following proteins share a genomic window:
- the cmr6 gene encoding type III-B CRISPR module RAMP protein Cmr6, with translation MAWQNRRKGVAVMLFHPIDTKEAFNRANKNEIAHLWYHVHYDQYTFDERNRKAKYVPKKKLDPIPVRRELVKMAENSAQQRKSALADLSNYYYIRQLKARPIARIIHGLGGGHVRETSLTLHPVYGVPYIPATSLKGVVRNWFIQAFCDGDEKQLALHPKGALVFGTQEQRGMVQFHDIFLTNHLTIEPDVLTVHFGDYYSGRKAATDDQRTNPVTFLTVTVSDVDIFITASKYGETSSEELLKEAAGWTAQALSELGIGSKTSSGYGYFTNIEDVTETELLPFIERRKMEKAKQKLLVIEQKQKEEWEKLRKEKESRLAEMSIEERLVFQIERLTDNPIDEEKSKTELYNEVIALQNQRAAEALKVYWERIEQWNVKKQKKKQYEKVQAIKQLLNE, from the coding sequence ATGGCATGGCAAAATAGACGTAAAGGAGTGGCTGTCATGCTGTTTCATCCGATTGATACGAAAGAAGCATTTAATCGGGCAAATAAAAATGAAATTGCCCATTTATGGTATCATGTCCATTACGATCAATACACTTTTGATGAAAGAAATAGGAAGGCCAAATACGTTCCGAAGAAAAAGCTTGATCCAATTCCCGTTCGGAGAGAGCTTGTGAAAATGGCGGAAAATAGTGCACAACAACGCAAGAGTGCTTTAGCTGACTTATCAAACTATTATTACATACGCCAGCTAAAAGCAAGACCGATTGCCCGAATTATCCACGGATTAGGAGGAGGGCATGTCCGAGAAACATCGCTGACTCTCCATCCTGTTTACGGGGTTCCGTATATCCCGGCTACGAGTCTAAAAGGAGTTGTACGCAATTGGTTTATTCAGGCGTTTTGTGATGGGGACGAAAAACAGTTAGCTTTGCATCCAAAAGGTGCCCTTGTTTTTGGGACACAAGAACAACGAGGTATGGTACAATTCCATGATATTTTCTTAACGAACCATTTAACAATTGAACCAGACGTATTAACTGTTCATTTCGGAGATTATTATAGTGGTCGAAAAGCGGCAACAGATGATCAAAGGACGAATCCGGTAACATTTTTAACAGTGACAGTTTCCGATGTTGATATTTTTATAACTGCTAGCAAGTATGGTGAAACGTCCAGTGAAGAATTGTTGAAGGAAGCAGCTGGATGGACAGCACAAGCTTTATCAGAATTAGGCATTGGTTCAAAAACATCATCGGGATACGGTTATTTTACTAACATCGAAGACGTGACCGAAACTGAGCTGTTACCTTTTATCGAAAGACGGAAAATGGAAAAAGCAAAACAAAAATTATTAGTGATAGAACAAAAACAAAAAGAAGAATGGGAAAAACTCCGAAAAGAAAAGGAATCACGTCTAGCTGAAATGTCCATTGAGGAAAGACTAGTTTTTCAGATTGAAAGGTTAACCGATAATCCGATTGACGAAGAAAAGAGCAAAACAGAACTGTACAACGAAGTAATTGCCCTACAAAATCAGCGAGCTGC